In Bacteroidales bacterium, the following are encoded in one genomic region:
- a CDS encoding TonB-dependent receptor, whose translation MKLIKPFTTLLILLGCLAQAFPQTDCGEAALTEARKKYESGNFELVISMLTGCAVSMPDNQQKAEAYRLLTLSYLAMDSISTATECATQLLKINPNFEPDLFDLPRFIQLIHRLNEATRVQQVTSVSKRAENIYEAPANILVVTREEIEQRGYMDLVEMLRDVPGFDLTMFYGSQYANIYQRGFRQNNTEKTLVLIDGIEDNDLWTNWADISRQYPLSNIERVEIIYGPASTMYGPNAFAGVINIVTQDAAAIIKEDRKLGIRANAGYGSYRSACADLSVSARKNKFSSSFTGRFYQSDEMDLSAQPYFDYDPAVYDTVDYVQLLSVSDHAREYLSDNELPVNHPYYDVSPDSSAITLTPAGAQAARDLDKTGYAQTVNGNPVGFTNETHCWFVNGKLQFSNFTLGFQSWKKSEGSTTQYTDLLVPGSENGFIWAPQLSYIYTKYEEQISKRLYVYSLTNYRIHSLTEDSKYVSVKNYSLGNYDLASLVGATEPEWTTLYAYESSRQLRTELKLIWDPLQQLSVVSGIEVRNSSLQGSYLYSTYPHPQDSAVLNPSPKGGNTYNTWDVGIYAQATYTLFEDLRLTLGARYDYNKIRSSGGFGSEISPRIAIVYTPGSFVFKAIYSRGIENVSNWTKFSSAGNRLPNPTLGTESIRNYEVTGAWMIRKEFVVDVAFYHSIIEDVVGTVTVPDQPGKNQNANIGVFRINGFQSNLTYRTRTFSAYANYTFTDPRQTYSELGEVDNLIGDISKHKFNVGANKTFFEDLQVNLRLNYTGKRETGAGTTVPLNWNTFPAVVLLNGAVTYRNDLVPGLNVQLVCNNVLGKTYYHPGTKAADGVLSPTDILQRGRHWVIRLLFEW comes from the coding sequence ATGAAACTGATCAAACCATTTACCACCCTGCTCATTCTTCTGGGGTGCCTGGCCCAGGCCTTTCCCCAGACCGATTGCGGAGAAGCTGCACTGACCGAGGCCAGGAAAAAATATGAATCCGGTAACTTTGAACTGGTCATCTCAATGCTGACCGGGTGTGCAGTCAGCATGCCTGACAACCAGCAAAAGGCGGAAGCTTACCGGTTGCTCACCCTTTCGTACCTGGCCATGGATTCCATCAGCACCGCCACCGAGTGTGCCACCCAGCTGCTGAAAATAAATCCAAACTTTGAACCGGACCTGTTCGATCTTCCACGATTCATACAGCTGATCCACAGGCTCAACGAAGCAACGCGGGTCCAGCAGGTCACCTCTGTCTCCAAGCGTGCTGAAAACATCTATGAAGCACCTGCCAACATCCTGGTCGTTACCCGGGAAGAGATCGAACAGCGGGGATACATGGATCTGGTGGAAATGTTGCGCGATGTCCCGGGCTTTGACCTGACCATGTTTTACGGATCGCAGTATGCCAACATCTACCAGAGGGGATTCCGGCAGAACAACACCGAAAAAACGCTCGTTCTGATCGATGGCATCGAGGATAATGACCTGTGGACAAACTGGGCGGATATTTCCCGGCAGTATCCCCTATCGAATATTGAAAGAGTGGAAATCATTTACGGGCCGGCCTCCACCATGTACGGGCCAAATGCCTTTGCAGGGGTGATCAACATCGTTACCCAGGACGCCGCTGCGATCATCAAGGAGGATCGCAAACTGGGCATCCGCGCCAATGCAGGGTACGGGTCGTATCGTTCAGCCTGCGCGGATCTATCGGTCTCCGCCCGAAAGAATAAATTCAGCAGTTCATTCACCGGCCGGTTCTACCAGTCAGATGAAATGGATCTTTCCGCCCAGCCCTATTTCGACTATGACCCTGCCGTTTACGACACTGTTGATTACGTTCAGCTTCTCAGTGTTTCGGATCACGCAAGGGAGTATCTGTCAGACAATGAATTACCGGTAAATCATCCCTACTATGACGTGAGTCCTGATTCGTCAGCCATCACGCTCACCCCTGCCGGTGCCCAGGCAGCCAGGGACCTGGATAAGACAGGGTATGCACAGACCGTGAACGGGAATCCGGTTGGTTTCACCAATGAGACCCATTGCTGGTTCGTCAACGGAAAACTTCAGTTCAGCAATTTCACCCTCGGATTTCAGTCGTGGAAAAAAAGTGAAGGATCCACCACACAGTACACCGACCTTCTCGTACCGGGCTCGGAAAACGGTTTTATCTGGGCTCCCCAGCTTTCTTACATCTACACGAAGTATGAAGAACAGATCAGTAAACGCTTGTATGTATACAGTCTGACCAACTACCGTATCCATTCCCTGACCGAGGATTCCAAATACGTTTCTGTCAAGAACTACTCCCTGGGAAACTATGACCTTGCCAGCCTGGTTGGGGCGACAGAACCTGAATGGACCACCCTGTACGCTTATGAAAGTTCCAGGCAGCTCCGTACCGAATTAAAACTGATCTGGGATCCCCTTCAGCAACTCAGCGTAGTCTCCGGGATCGAGGTCAGAAACAGTTCCCTGCAGGGCAGTTACCTCTACAGTACGTATCCCCATCCGCAGGATTCAGCTGTTCTTAATCCTTCGCCCAAAGGAGGAAATACCTATAATACCTGGGACGTGGGCATCTACGCCCAGGCTACCTATACGCTGTTTGAAGACCTCAGGCTGACCCTGGGAGCCCGCTATGACTATAATAAAATCCGCTCAAGCGGCGGATTTGGATCAGAAATAAGCCCTCGAATAGCGATCGTTTACACCCCGGGATCTTTTGTCTTTAAAGCCATTTACTCAAGGGGTATCGAAAATGTATCCAACTGGACCAAATTCTCATCCGCAGGGAACCGTCTACCCAATCCAACGCTGGGTACGGAAAGCATACGGAACTACGAGGTAACAGGAGCGTGGATGATCCGGAAGGAATTCGTTGTTGATGTCGCTTTCTATCATTCGATCATAGAAGATGTCGTCGGAACGGTAACGGTACCTGACCAGCCCGGCAAGAACCAGAATGCCAACATAGGTGTTTTCAGGATCAATGGTTTTCAGTCGAACCTGACCTACCGGACCAGGACCTTCTCGGCATATGCAAATTATACCTTTACAGATCCCCGGCAGACCTACAGTGAGCTTGGGGAAGTGGACAATTTGATCGGTGACATTTCAAAGCACAAGTTCAACGTAGGAGCCAACAAAACTTTCTTTGAAGACCTGCAGGTGAACCTGAGGCTGAATTATACCGGCAAGAGAGAAACCGGAGCCGGAACGACGGTACCTTTGAACTGGAATACGTTTCCAGCCGTCGTTCTGCTCAATGGAGCCGTCACGTACAGGAACGACCTGGTTCCAGGCCTGAATGTCCAGCTGGTTTGCAATAATGTACTCGGCAAGACCTATTATCATCCAGGTACCAAGGCTGCTGATGGCGTGCTCAGCCCGACGGACATCCTGCAAAGAGGGAGGCACTGGGTGATCCGGTTGTTATTTGAGTGGTAA
- a CDS encoding formyltransferase family protein, whose amino-acid sequence MGKAVYTTIRDGASEWGELILPAEPRARRGGLRTVMFGSTTAGHLVLETLLRFDRSHPGKMDIRAVATDDTHDPRARIGLRKRIWKHYSPEERLRLMDRMIQGTVSEGIPCYTGGVKNDYFAGLLREWDPELIIMCCFGQKINRSIYDYPVFGMYNFHPSDLAANIGAGARPFESTIREGRTTSCMILHRVTERIDGGPIVGISPRINIALANDSYPDNFLVLQEKIPSACGWMTYGLLLSVLERKERGETEAVASIDFDRIIPEPVKQMLMEPVENDPLKIKKLPFPE is encoded by the coding sequence GTGGGTAAAGCAGTATATACGACGATACGGGACGGGGCGTCGGAGTGGGGAGAGCTGATCCTGCCGGCTGAACCAAGAGCGCGGCGGGGGGGATTGCGTACCGTCATGTTTGGAAGCACCACCGCAGGTCATCTTGTGCTGGAAACACTTCTGCGCTTCGACAGGAGCCATCCGGGCAAAATGGATATCAGGGCAGTGGCAACGGATGACACGCACGATCCGAGAGCCAGGATCGGTCTCCGGAAACGTATTTGGAAACATTATTCACCCGAAGAGCGTCTGCGGCTAATGGACAGGATGATCCAGGGGACCGTATCGGAAGGCATTCCGTGCTATACCGGCGGAGTGAAAAATGATTACTTCGCCGGATTGCTCAGGGAGTGGGACCCGGAGCTGATCATCATGTGCTGTTTTGGCCAGAAAATAAACCGTTCCATCTACGACTACCCGGTATTTGGTATGTATAATTTTCATCCGTCGGACCTCGCAGCCAACATCGGTGCCGGCGCTCGCCCGTTCGAATCCACGATCCGCGAGGGCAGGACCACTTCCTGCATGATCCTCCACCGTGTCACCGAACGTATCGACGGCGGTCCCATCGTTGGCATTTCACCCCGGATCAATATCGCCCTTGCCAACGACAGCTACCCGGATAATTTTTTGGTACTGCAGGAAAAAATACCGTCTGCCTGTGGATGGATGACCTACGGGCTGCTCTTATCCGTTCTGGAGCGGAAGGAGCGTGGTGAGACCGAGGCCGTCGCATCCATCGACTTTGACAGGATCATTCCGGAACCGGTGAAGCAAATGCTGATGGAACCGGTGGAAAATGATCCTTTGAAAATTAAAAAATTACCGTTCCCCGAGTGA